In Siniperca chuatsi isolate FFG_IHB_CAS linkage group LG20, ASM2008510v1, whole genome shotgun sequence, the following proteins share a genomic window:
- the mpp2b gene encoding MAGUK p55 subfamily member 2b isoform X2 translates to MPVATSSSDSAMHQALDTLSDSTSSTTANDLDLIFLKGIMESPVAHEQFEEPKLEAVRENNVELVQDILKELSPLAHRSQAADELVRILKEPHFQSLLETHDSVASKNYETPPPSPCSFMDSALNNQPVPPDAVRMVGIRKVSGEHLGVTFRVESGELVIARILHGGMIDQQGLLHVGDIIKEVNGKEVGNDPKVLQEMLKEASGSVVLKILPSYQEPHTPRQAFVKCHFDYDPSHDNLIPCKEAGLSFSSGDILQIFNQEDLNWWQACHIEGGSAGLIPSQLLEEKRKAFVKRDLELATTGPLCAGMGGKKKKKMMYLTTKNAEFDRHELRIYEEVAKVPPFRRKTLVLIGAQGVGRRSLKNKLLVSDPQRYGTTIPFTSRKPKVDERDGQMYSFMTRSEMECDIKNGRFLEHGEYDGNLYGTKIYSIHEVIETGKICILDVNPQALKVLRTSEFLPYVVFIEAPDFEVLKAMNRSAIESGVITKQLTDSELKRTVDESERIKRAYGHYFDLCIINDGLEAAFRSLRSALEKLSTEQQWVPVSWVF, encoded by the exons ccaTGCATCAGGCTCTGGACACTCTGAGTGACAGCACAAGCTCCACAACTGCCAATGACCTGGACCTCATCTTCCTCAAAGGCATCATGGAGAGCCCAGTG GCCCATGAGCAGTTTGAAGAACCCAAGCTCGAGGCTGTGAGGGAGAACAACGTTGAGCTGGTCCAGGACATCCTCAAGGAGCTCAGCCCGCTTGCACACAGGAGCCAGGCAGCCGACGAGCTGGTCCGCATCCTGAAGGAGCCTCACTTCCAG TCCCTCCTGGAGACCCATGATTCTGTGGCGTCCAAAAACTACGAGACCCCTCCCCCCAGCCCCTGTTCCTTCATGGACTCAGCCCTCAACAATCAGCCTGTTCCCCCAGACGCAGTCAGGATGGTGGGCATCCGTAAGGTGTCTGGCGAGCACCTG ggaGTGACATTTCGAGTGGAGAGCGGCGAGTTGGTGATTGCCAGGATCCTCCATGGCGGCATGATTGACCAGCAAGGTCTGCTCCATGTGGGTGACATCATCAAGGAGGTGAACGGCAAGGAGGTGGGCAACGACCCCAAAGTGCTCCAGGAGATGCTGAAGGAGGCGAGCGGCAGTGTGGTGCTGAAGATCCTGCCCAGCTACCAGGAGCCGCACACACCAAGACAG GCCTTTGTAAAGTGTCACTTTGACTACGATCCATCCCATGATAACCTGATTCCATGTAAGGAAGCGGGGCTTAGCTTCAGCAGTGGAGACATTCTGCAGATTTTCAACCAGGAGGACCTGAACTGGTGGCAG GCCTGTCACATAGAGGGAGGAAGTGCAGGTCTAATTCCAAGCCAGCTGCttgaggagaagaggaaagcgTTTGTGAAGAGAGACCTGGAGCTCGCTACCACAG GTCCTCTGTGTGCTGGGATGGGtggtaagaagaaaaaaaagatgatgtaTTTGACTACCAAGAATGCAG AATTCGATCGCCATGAGCTGCGGATATATGAAGAGGTTGCCAAGGTCCCACCCTTCAGGAGGAAGACACTGGTTCTGATTGGTGCGCAGGGGGTCGGCCGCCGCAGtctgaaaaacaagctgctgGTGTCGGATCCCCAGCGGTATGGCACCACCATCCCCT TCACCTCCAGAAAACCAAAGGTGGATGAGAGGGACGGCCAGATGTACTCCTTCATGACCCGCAGCGAAATGGAGTGCGACATCAAAAATGGTCGTTTCTTGGAGCACGGAGAGTACGACGGGAACCTTTACGGCACTAAGATATACTCTATACACGAGGTGATAGAAACAGGAAAGATCTGCATCCTGGACGTCAACCCACAG GCTCTCAAAGTCCTGCGGACGTCAGAGTTCCTGCCCTATGTTGTGTTCATTGAAGCTCCAGATTTTGAGGTTCTCAAAGCTATGAATAGGTCAGCAATTGAGTCAGGAGTGATCACAAAACAGTTAACG GACTCTGAACTAAAGAGGACGGTGGACGAGAGCGAGCGCATTAAGCGAGCCTATGGACATTACTTTGACCTCTGCATCATAAACGATGGCCTGGAAGCGGCATTCCGAAGTCTACGGTCAGCACTGGAGAAACTGTCGACGGAGCAGCAGTGGGTACCTGTCAGCTGGGTCTTCTGA
- the mpp2b gene encoding MAGUK p55 subfamily member 2b isoform X1 encodes MAGSVFGRLSLEEGDSANSLEGLEIKLGGEAMHQALDTLSDSTSSTTANDLDLIFLKGIMESPVAHEQFEEPKLEAVRENNVELVQDILKELSPLAHRSQAADELVRILKEPHFQSLLETHDSVASKNYETPPPSPCSFMDSALNNQPVPPDAVRMVGIRKVSGEHLGVTFRVESGELVIARILHGGMIDQQGLLHVGDIIKEVNGKEVGNDPKVLQEMLKEASGSVVLKILPSYQEPHTPRQAFVKCHFDYDPSHDNLIPCKEAGLSFSSGDILQIFNQEDLNWWQACHIEGGSAGLIPSQLLEEKRKAFVKRDLELATTGPLCAGMGGKKKKKMMYLTTKNAEFDRHELRIYEEVAKVPPFRRKTLVLIGAQGVGRRSLKNKLLVSDPQRYGTTIPFTSRKPKVDERDGQMYSFMTRSEMECDIKNGRFLEHGEYDGNLYGTKIYSIHEVIETGKICILDVNPQALKVLRTSEFLPYVVFIEAPDFEVLKAMNRSAIESGVITKQLTDSELKRTVDESERIKRAYGHYFDLCIINDGLEAAFRSLRSALEKLSTEQQWVPVSWVF; translated from the exons ccaTGCATCAGGCTCTGGACACTCTGAGTGACAGCACAAGCTCCACAACTGCCAATGACCTGGACCTCATCTTCCTCAAAGGCATCATGGAGAGCCCAGTG GCCCATGAGCAGTTTGAAGAACCCAAGCTCGAGGCTGTGAGGGAGAACAACGTTGAGCTGGTCCAGGACATCCTCAAGGAGCTCAGCCCGCTTGCACACAGGAGCCAGGCAGCCGACGAGCTGGTCCGCATCCTGAAGGAGCCTCACTTCCAG TCCCTCCTGGAGACCCATGATTCTGTGGCGTCCAAAAACTACGAGACCCCTCCCCCCAGCCCCTGTTCCTTCATGGACTCAGCCCTCAACAATCAGCCTGTTCCCCCAGACGCAGTCAGGATGGTGGGCATCCGTAAGGTGTCTGGCGAGCACCTG ggaGTGACATTTCGAGTGGAGAGCGGCGAGTTGGTGATTGCCAGGATCCTCCATGGCGGCATGATTGACCAGCAAGGTCTGCTCCATGTGGGTGACATCATCAAGGAGGTGAACGGCAAGGAGGTGGGCAACGACCCCAAAGTGCTCCAGGAGATGCTGAAGGAGGCGAGCGGCAGTGTGGTGCTGAAGATCCTGCCCAGCTACCAGGAGCCGCACACACCAAGACAG GCCTTTGTAAAGTGTCACTTTGACTACGATCCATCCCATGATAACCTGATTCCATGTAAGGAAGCGGGGCTTAGCTTCAGCAGTGGAGACATTCTGCAGATTTTCAACCAGGAGGACCTGAACTGGTGGCAG GCCTGTCACATAGAGGGAGGAAGTGCAGGTCTAATTCCAAGCCAGCTGCttgaggagaagaggaaagcgTTTGTGAAGAGAGACCTGGAGCTCGCTACCACAG GTCCTCTGTGTGCTGGGATGGGtggtaagaagaaaaaaaagatgatgtaTTTGACTACCAAGAATGCAG AATTCGATCGCCATGAGCTGCGGATATATGAAGAGGTTGCCAAGGTCCCACCCTTCAGGAGGAAGACACTGGTTCTGATTGGTGCGCAGGGGGTCGGCCGCCGCAGtctgaaaaacaagctgctgGTGTCGGATCCCCAGCGGTATGGCACCACCATCCCCT TCACCTCCAGAAAACCAAAGGTGGATGAGAGGGACGGCCAGATGTACTCCTTCATGACCCGCAGCGAAATGGAGTGCGACATCAAAAATGGTCGTTTCTTGGAGCACGGAGAGTACGACGGGAACCTTTACGGCACTAAGATATACTCTATACACGAGGTGATAGAAACAGGAAAGATCTGCATCCTGGACGTCAACCCACAG GCTCTCAAAGTCCTGCGGACGTCAGAGTTCCTGCCCTATGTTGTGTTCATTGAAGCTCCAGATTTTGAGGTTCTCAAAGCTATGAATAGGTCAGCAATTGAGTCAGGAGTGATCACAAAACAGTTAACG GACTCTGAACTAAAGAGGACGGTGGACGAGAGCGAGCGCATTAAGCGAGCCTATGGACATTACTTTGACCTCTGCATCATAAACGATGGCCTGGAAGCGGCATTCCGAAGTCTACGGTCAGCACTGGAGAAACTGTCGACGGAGCAGCAGTGGGTACCTGTCAGCTGGGTCTTCTGA